A single genomic interval of Candidatus Poribacteria bacterium harbors:
- a CDS encoding MlrC C-terminal domain-containing protein — ALKSAVHFRADYTPIAHEILEVDTPGVHSPDLFSYDYQKVRRPIYPLDVDADFR; from the coding sequence TTGCGCTCAAATCAGCCGTTCATTTCCGTGCAGACTACACGCCAATCGCTCATGAGATTTTGGAGGTAGATACCCCCGGCGTCCATAGCCCGGATCTCTTCTCCTACGATTATCAGAAGGTACGCCGCCCTATTTATCCACTAGATGTAGACGCTGATTTTCGATAA